Proteins encoded in a region of the Trypanosoma brucei gambiense DAL972 chromosome 6, complete sequence genome:
- a CDS encoding eukaryotic translation initiation factor 4e,putative has protein sequence MQNLRADAVEYTPSWQKRSSAVAVTAPTPTTLTARATLPTPKTGFTTSMTSTNTITTHSGFSAQATTPQSPSCPPQGQQQQTVVPPPTRSPVSTHVIPTRMSPVHAPSAAFHMSPNAVSYVPRGAAAGSLMPLPTSTADLAVEKELQRKQQSGSPSTSSWVTTCTKSNGVRSATSPVPKAGSTPIVAEISVDKTDEEVLEISRCSSLKASAPAFLPRRTLNRSNMTKPSPFTLTPDSGDMRFGDPWCLFYLPVGGPDSTRESTYDPTLVFRMDCISSFWKVFNNIPEPTRMCAGTLYLFRDGINPKWEDLRNRDGGIVRAKVRPQVVDDAWLHLLCRTVGESWSRSVRNSVNGIALKVRAAAFMLEVWVTEQTSELMSDISELLHKFLGDAFQVPYIPHSVAQERAATNAAALAVKEKKNRGNRRLW, from the coding sequence ATGCAAAATTTACGTGCTGATGCGGTGGAGTACACTCCGTCATGGCAGAAAAGATCGTCGGCGGTAGCCGTAACTGCACCCACACCGACTACTTTAACGGCTCGCGCTACGTTGCCTACCCCCAAGACTGGGTTCACAACTTCCATGACATCCACTAACACCATCACAACACATAGTGGGTTTTCTGCACAGGCGACAACTCCTCAATCTCCGTCGTGTCCCCCACAagggcagcaacagcaaacagTGGTGCCCCCGCCTACACGTAGCCCCGTTTCAACTCATGTAATACCCACTCGAATGAGTCCCGTGCATGCGCCTTCGGCGGCATTTCACATGAGCCCTAATGCAGTAAGTTACGTACCACGGGGTGCAGCGGCCGGCTCACTTATGCCACTGCCAACATCAACTGCAGACCTTGCGGTagagaaggagttgcagcgGAAACAGCAAAGCGGTTCTCCCTCTACCTCCAGTTGGGTTACTACATGTACGAAAAGTAATGGCGTGCGGTCGGCAACATCGCCAGTTCCCAAGGCCGGGTCAACGCCTATTGTGGCGGAGATCAGTGTCGACAAAACGGATGAGGAGGTATTAGAAATTAGCAGGTGCAGCTCATTGAAAGCCTCGGCGCCGGCTTTTTTGCCGCGCCGCACGCTGAACCGCTCCAACATGACGAAACCCTCGCCTTTTACCCTCACTCCCGACTCTGGTGATATGAGATTTGGCGACCCCTGGTGTCTCTTCTACCTTCCAGTTGGCGGGCCCGACAGCACGAGGGAAAGTACTTATGACCCCACGCTCGTTTTCCGTATGGACtgcatttcttccttctgGAAAGTCTTCAACAATATTCCGGAGCCAACACGTATGTGCGCTGGGACGTTGTACCTCTTCCGCGATGGTATCAATCCAAAGTGGGAGGATCTGAGGAATCGTGATGGCGGTATTGTGAGGGCGAAGGTAAGGCCTCAAGTGGTTGACGATGCTTGGTTGCATCTTCTTTGCCGCACTGTTGGGGAGTCCTGGTCAAGGTCTGTGCGCAACAGTGTCAACGGTATTGCCCTGAAGGTGCGAGCGGCTGCTTTCATGTTGGAAGTATGGGTCACAGAGCAGACTTCAGAGCTGATGAGCGACATCAGTGAGCTGCTGCACAAGTTTCTAGGGGATGCATTTCAGGTTCCTTAC